In Cyanobacteria bacterium QS_8_64_29, a single genomic region encodes these proteins:
- the urtC gene encoding urea ABC transporter permease subunit UrtC: protein MTAEPATAVGTRQRRRRWWAEALAVAAIALLLIALLPPLLSEFTRNNLGRFLALAIAALGLDLIWGFAGLLSLGQGIFFALGGYALAMHLKLASADGLPEFFTLYGVSELPWFWQPFHSLPFAAIAVFAVPALLAGGLGWLVFRNRIRGVYFTILTQAALLVFFNFFNGQQELINGTNGLKTATTELFGRSVGSSPMQLGFYALTVLLLAAAYALCRWLTSGRFGRLLVALRDDERRVRFSGYNPTGFQVLVFAIAGGLAGVGGALYTVQSGIISPSAMEIPFSIEMAIWVAVGGRATLVGAIVGAVAVNLAKTLLSEQLPAVWIFFQGSLFLLVVTVLPQGVVGWLRVEGPNRLRQLLGRSRVETYPQLEQDPEVKRERQDLER from the coding sequence ATGACGGCAGAACCGGCTACCGCCGTAGGAACGCGCCAGCGACGGCGGCGATGGTGGGCAGAGGCGCTTGCCGTCGCCGCGATCGCGCTGCTGCTGATCGCGCTTCTGCCGCCGCTGCTATCGGAGTTTACCCGCAACAACCTGGGCCGCTTCCTGGCACTGGCGATCGCGGCGCTGGGGCTGGATCTGATTTGGGGCTTTGCCGGGCTGCTGAGTCTGGGTCAGGGGATCTTTTTTGCCCTGGGCGGCTACGCGCTGGCCATGCACCTCAAGCTGGCGAGCGCCGACGGGCTGCCCGAGTTTTTCACCCTCTACGGGGTCAGCGAGCTGCCCTGGTTCTGGCAGCCGTTCCATTCGCTGCCGTTTGCCGCGATCGCGGTGTTCGCTGTCCCCGCCCTGTTGGCAGGCGGGCTGGGCTGGTTGGTGTTTCGCAACCGCATTCGCGGGGTCTATTTCACCATCCTGACCCAGGCAGCGCTGCTGGTGTTTTTCAACTTTTTCAACGGCCAGCAGGAGCTCATTAACGGCACCAACGGCCTCAAAACGGCTACCACTGAGCTGTTCGGCCGTAGCGTGGGCTCGTCCCCCATGCAGCTGGGCTTTTACGCACTGACCGTGCTGCTGCTGGCGGCGGCCTACGCGCTCTGCCGCTGGCTGACCAGCGGGCGCTTCGGTCGCTTGCTGGTGGCGCTGCGCGACGACGAGCGCCGCGTGCGCTTCTCGGGCTACAACCCCACTGGCTTCCAGGTCCTGGTTTTTGCCATCGCTGGCGGGTTGGCCGGTGTCGGCGGCGCGCTCTACACGGTGCAGTCGGGCATTATCAGCCCCTCGGCCATGGAGATCCCGTTCTCCATCGAGATGGCCATTTGGGTTGCCGTAGGCGGGCGGGCAACGCTAGTGGGCGCCATTGTGGGCGCCGTTGCGGTCAATCTGGCCAAAACGCTGCTGAGCGAGCAGCTACCGGCCGTGTGGATTTTCTTTCAGGGATCGCTGTTTCTGCTGGTGGTCACCGTGCTGCCGCAAGGCGTGGTGGGTTGGCTGCGCGTTGAGGGGCCCAACCGCCTGCGGCAGCTGTTGGG